A genomic window from Salvelinus alpinus chromosome 10, SLU_Salpinus.1, whole genome shotgun sequence includes:
- the LOC139532264 gene encoding ras-related protein Rab-9A-like: MTAKSSLLKVILLGDGGVGKSSLMNRYVTNKFDTHLFHTIGVEFLNKELEVDGRTVTLQIWDTAGQERFRSLRTPFYRGSDCCLLTFSMDDNQSFHNLNNWKKEFAYYADVKEPEKFPFVILGNKLDVPERQVSGEDARQWCRENGGHPYFETSAKDSTNVAAAFEEAVRRVLAQEERGEHLIPTDTVDLHRKPRSGASCC, encoded by the coding sequence ATGACAGCCAAGTCATCCCTGCTCAAGGTGATCCTCCTGGGGGACGGCGGCGTGGGCAAGTCCTCCCTCATGAACCGCTACGTCACCAACAAGTTTGACACGCATCTCTTCCACACCATTGGCGTGGAGTTCCTAAACAAGGAGCTGGAGGTGGACGGGCGCACCGTGACGCTCCAAATCTGGGACACGGCGGGCCAGGAGCGCTTCCGCTCGCTCCGGACACCTTTCTACCGTGGCTCCGACTGTTGTCTCCTAACCTTTAGCATGGATGACAACCAGAGCTTCCACAATCTCAACAACTGGAAGAAGGAGTTTGCCTACTACGCTGATGTCAAGGAACCCGAGAAGTTCCCATTCGTGATCCTGGGTAATAAGTTGGATGTGCCAGAGAGGCAGGTTTCGGGCGAGGACGCCCGCCAGTGGTGCCGCGAGAACGGCGGCCACCCGTACTTTGAGACGAGCGCCAAGGACTCGACCAACGTGGCGGCGGCGTTTGAGGAGGCGGTGAGGAGGGTGCTGGCGCAGGAGGAAAGGGGGGAGCACCTCATCCCCACGGACACAGTGGACCTGCACAGGAAGCCGCGCTCTGGCGCCTCTTGCTGCTGA